AGTTCTGTTGAACTGCAGCAATATTTCATTGCAAGCATTAGGGTCCCAATTATAGCTTCAAAGTCTCcctgcagttaaaaataaattagtattaTTGTCAGTAAAccattaattattttgtatcTCTAGTGGTTTCCTAAATGACTTGTAAAttagcatgtatttttaatcacaTTGTGAAAACCGTGTCACTATTTAGCGAAATATATGAGTTATTAAAGACATCTCTCCCAAGCTGTATTTATTCTATACAATGCCTTAAGACACACAAGCCATAGATTAAGAGCAGCACAATCTGTAAGGGGGGATCTACCATACCACACCAAAAAGATTTCCCAACTtcaatttgttttttccaattCAGAAAGCTAGGGATTCTCCCTTGGCAAATAAATTACGCACATGGAACGGGACACAGGAAAACCTGCTAGTTAGTATGTGAGGGCTCCCAGCTCTGTTAAGAATCACTTGCTCTTCTgacttaaaatagaaaacatttgctTCATGTCTAGAGCACTTTTTAATGTAATCAGGGCGATGTGGTTTTTAATTGGGCTCACGAAACACAGTCAATTGATCGATAGGATTCATCACTAATGCTACATTAGCCCGAAGGGAAGAACAGGGAAAAGAGTATTAAAAAGCCCTGTAAAAAGCAGTGAATCCTCACCAGTTGTAATGAGACCTTACATCTTTACAGCTGGAACTTTTCCTCATTGAGGTCAACAGAGCTGTTGTCAACAATGAAAACTCAATGCAAAAGAAAGGGGCAAAAGTATAGTTCCAACAAAACAGACTGCGTTCCTTACTAGAGTGAGTTGAGAACATAAGGAAGGATCAAGCAGATCTCTGCGGTGTACATTACTCTGATTAAGGCTGTTATCACATGCATCacagaaaagtctcaaactgATAGCAGCAGTGAagtattcatcttttttttgctttaatcttCTGTGTCAGCGGTTTACAATCATGaaaaactggattttttaactttttttttaacttcctaaattctttttttcagtagctCCTATAGTGGCTTTTACAGCTACTTTTTATTGTAAGATTTATGTATAATGAGATCTTATCAAGACAAACCctcctttcattttcatctgtttgtaTTTGGTATCTGTAGTCTCAGCAGACTCTGAATTCAGGAAGACAGATGAAGTCCACAGATCAAAACGCACAATATCCAGGGCAAAAAAACTGCAGCGGGAAGAACTTTCAGCTGTGTGAATACTGTAGATAACAGATACTTACACACAATAAAAGAGCCTGCAGTTAGTCCTTGTAGGATCAAttcaccaaacccaaaccctgctCGGCTCCATGCTCTCACGCGCACTCCAGGTACGGCTGGGGGGTGCCACAGCAAATGCAAACAGGGCGGGTGCGGACAAGCAAGACTGAAGTGGACTAGTTCATGTGCAATTAGGATTCCGTTCCTAATCGCATGACCAAACTAGCCATCTAACTCATCCTACTCCCTCCTGTGACTGCCACGGAGATGTAAGCTAATCCTTAAAACGACGATGCTCCATTCCTAGGAATGGCGAAAGGCGTCAGCCCGGGGACACCCATCCAACCCTTCGGATTCTGCACTCAACACGGGACCTGCCTTCTGAGGCAGCAAAGCCTTCCCGAATTTGAGCCCGTACGTATGAACGTATCTTCTACAAGTTGTATAACTCaaaagaatgggaaagaaaattattttcttaaagatcCTCATCCCCGTTAATCAGCCCAAGGGCCGCGGCAGACCAAGCGCAGCGAAGGCGCTTGCTCGCAGGCAGCGCAGAGCTCCAGCCGGGAAGGCCGGTGGAAGCGCCGTATTTTCCTGCTGGGAAAAACGCCACTGCAACACCTTTAGACCCGAGAGTTTAGTGAACAggtactatttaaaaaaaaaaaaaaaagacccgAGAGCCAGCGAGCGAGGCGGCAGGGCAGAAAGGGCCTTGACAAGGCCTTTATCCACCCGCgcccctctccctccagccccgCAGGGACCCGGCACGGCAGCGCACAGCAGGCCGAGGCCAGGAGCGGGGCACCTCGTACGCCTGCGGGCAGGCCCGGCCCCGAGAGCGGCCCCAGGCGAGGCTCCCGTCCGGGGCTCCCGTCCGCTCCGGGGCAGGCGGCCACCCCCCTCCGTcgggctcggcccggcccggccctgaCCCGAGGGCCGAGCTCAGCGCCAGCGCCGCGGGACCGACCCAGGTACCGAGGGCCCCGCCCCGGGTCCCTGCCCGGCTCTTCCGGGTCGGGCGCTGCAGAGCCGCCTCTCGCCGCGGTTGCGGCACGGCAGCGCTGGGGCCCGGCCCCGGAGGACGGAGCGGCCATGCCGGCGGCGGACGAGCGGAgcgcggcgcggcgggaggCCACGGGGCGGCGGCTGGCGCGGTTCGCGGCGCTCAGAGGTggggcggccccgggcgggcgcgggggggcggcggcggcggggagccggCCCAGCCGAGCCGCGTTCGGCCCCGGGCCTCGGTTGTTCCGCCGCGCCTGACGCGGAGCCCGCTCTGCCGACAGGGAaggccgcccggcccggcgaGTTCTGGGACGTCGTGGCGGTGACGGCCGCCGACGCGGAGCAGGCGCTGGCCTACCGGCAGCAGCTGGCGGAGAAGCTGAGCAGAAAGGAGCTGCCGCTGGGCGTGCGGTACCACGTTTTTGTGGATCCACCTGGACCGAAAATCGGTGGGCACCCGCGTCCGGCTTTCCCCGGCTCCCGCGGGCAAGAGCGGTTCTCCAGGCCCAGCCGGTGTCAGCTCCACGGCGGCTCAGAGGGGCCCGGGGTCCCGGCCGGGCCTCTCCTCCCGCCCCGCTGGCCGCAGCGAACCCAGCACGCAGCAAAATCCTACAAGTAGTCTGACTGCCCGTAATATCTTCTGTAATTCTTAATTCCTCTGCACTTTGATGAGGAAAGTAATTTCAGTAGCCTGTCTGCAGGGTAGAGTAATGGGCAGAGATTAACTTTCAGAAACCTAGCCGTTGTAAGTTGCAGGAGCACATCAGAATATCCCAAGCCATTTCCTCATACCCAAAcgtttttcctcatttccatGTTGTAGAGGTCAGAAGTACTTTCCAACGCCTGCTCCGGGTCGTTAGTGGACTTTTGTGTGACTCGTTTCCTACTGGAGCTGGTTTTTAGGGTCAGTTacgggctgctgagggaggaaATGCTGCAGGTGCTGGTGCCATTGGGAGAATGGCTGGGAAGGCAACACGCGATATTTTCCCAAGAGCTGTCTGCTCAAGATGCCCTCCCCTCTGAGTGCACAGGGCTTCCACAGTTACTGTCCATCATCATCTTCGCGTGATTGTATCAGCTACGATGCAGTAGAAAGACCGTGCTGTCAGAACTGGTTCGGGGAATTTCAGATGGGTATCCATGTACCCTCTGATATTCGGTTTGTTTAAAAGATCATCTCTGCAGTCATAAGGACTTCTTAAAAATCAATGACAACTTCCTTTCtacagcagaaggcagcatttAAGACATGCTTACCGATCGCCCTTCCACAGCACTAGAGCCCCGTGTGCTTCACATGTCACTGCAGGTATTACTGGTTTCAGCAGGcactaatgtattttttctttaggaaatggTGGATCAACACTTCACGTTCTTCAGTGCTTGGAAGATCTGTATGGTGACAAATGGACTTCTTTTATCGTGCTGCTAATTCATTCTGGTaaattctggtttttgtttcaCATTCTAAAATTatatgccttttttatttttctgaaaatgataTGATGGCAGAGGAGTGAGAgttctgaaatgcatttccctCAGAAAAGTAATCCCAAGTGGATCTCATCTGATCATTTGAATTTAGATTGATACTTAGGAGATATTACTGCCACTTAAGCATTTCTTCTCAGCGCTAAAGTTGTTTGATCACACAATGGAGAAAGAAGCGTAATTCAGAGTATCTGAAGTCCCCATTGGAGGAACATGTCCCTCTCGGGGTGCACCTCGGGGTCATGACCACAGGCAGACTGAATACTTGCCTTCTTATCCAGGTAGTCAGAACACTTCCGAAAGGGGCATCAGTTTTGTGGACAGAAAGAAACCAGGTAATAACAAGTCGGCTCACCAAACCACTGCTTGTTTCACTTCTCTCTGACTTGACATTCCTGGCGGGGGCCCTCCTTTTTTTCAAGCGAAAAGCAGGCGTCATTTGCTTGCTTCACTTTCGTTACAGACGAGTGGTCCATGCTCCACCTCTGAAGCAAACTAAAGGTAATGAAATCAATGACAATTTTAATATAAGCTATTTAAGGCATGCTAAATTTTGGATATAAGGTCATATCTGCTTTGAGAAATGTTTGAAGAAGAATAATTGatgatttttttacattttttgaggAATACTTAGTATATGACcaagttggttttttgttgtgttttgggttttttaataccttTGTGTGTACTTAAAATAGCTCTATAGGTTAGTTTTTGCTTACTTCCATACAGTGTCTctgtataattaaaaatgtctttttcttcaagGTGGTTACAGTCAACGTTTACCAAATGCAAGTGCACTGGGAAAGATTTTCACAGCTTTGCCTTTTGGCGATCCCGTTTACCAGATGTTGGAACTGAAGCTCGCCATGTACATTGATTTCCCCAGTCACATGAAACCAGGAATTCTCGTTACGTGTTCCGATGACATAGAACTCTACAGCACTGGAGGTACAGAAACCATCGCATTTGATAAACCTGGGTTTACCGCGTTAGCTCACCCTTCAGATTTGGCAGTTGGGACCACTCACGGAGTGTTTGTTTTAGATCCGTccagtttttcaggaaaaggaggaCTTGAGTACACGTCTTGCCATCATTTCCTGCACAAGCCTGATATTGAGACGATGCGCCAGTGTGGCGCAGTATGCGTAAGAGGGAATTGTTCTCAGCTAAGCTCCTCCGGAGACTGCAGTGACTCAGAAATGGAGTGTGTGTATACAGACAGTATATTTTACATGGATCATAGCATTGCAAAACAACTACTGACATTTTATAAGCAGATGGGCACTCTTTGCTGTGAAATAGATGCATATGGTGACTTCCTCCAGGCCCTGGGACCCAGAGCCACTGAAGATTACACAAAAAATACGAGTAACGTCACAGAAGAGGAATCGCGGTTAGTAGAAGTACGGCAGAAGCTATACTCTCTTCTGAAAGGAACTATGCTTCATGTTATAGTCTTGAACAACTCCAAGTTCTATCACATTGGAACTACTCAAGagtatttgtttcattttacgTCTGATAGCAACCTGAAATTTGAGCTCGACTTACTGTCTGTGGCTTTTAGCAGCTTTTCCAACAAAGCCAAGACCTTGGGTCAATCGGCAAGTGTCATTCAAAGCATCCTCGAGCCTGGATGTTTTGTAGGACCTGGATCCGTTATTGAGTACTCTAGAATTGGACCTGAAGTCTCAGTAGGGAAGAGCAGCATTGTTAGCGGAGCATACATAAACTTGAAAGTAGACATACCTTCAAACTGTTTCCTGAGTTCATTAAGTATAAAAATTAACGATCAAGTAAAATACGTAAGTATGGTGTTTAGTGTAGAAGACGACTTGAAAAAGAGCGTGAAACTGTTGTCAGAGATACATTCACTTCAGTTCTTCGGAGTCAGCTTACTAGAATGCTTGGACCTCTGGGGAGTAAAGGTTTCCAGTCAGCTCTTCTCCAGTGAGGACGCCCGTTTGGGGTTGTGGACTGCCAGGATTTTCCCTGTTTGTTCTACTTTAAGTGAGTCGGTTAGAATGTcgttaaaaatgttaaattctgTGCAGCACATGTCAGCTTTTAAACTAAATGGCTTTAAGCTCTTGTCTGTTGAAGAAATGCTCACCTACAAAGATGTAGAAGACATGTTGAAGTTTAGGAAGCAAATTTATGACGACATCCATCTGCAAAGACCAAAAGAGAAGTCTGATTTGTAGAAGGAACAGTACTTGAAcaaatttcttgttttcatgtgTGGATGATTGGTTACTTCCCAGCTTGtaaaaatcacaagaaaaaagTACACAGATCTTTTCTCTGATTTCATTGAAGTAGAAATAATGAAACTGCATTAACAATGTTGTTGTAGCATAACATTAATAATGCAGCAAATGCACTTAAACTACTCTTTTGATGAAAGTagtaatgaaatatttcagatctGTGAAAATACTAAATGGTGACTTTCCTTGGGGTGCATATTATTATGTTGTGGAGTCTTCGTCAGTAAGAATATGATGCAGAACAAATTAATTAGTAATTTGactgaaaactgctttaaaagtttttcagaGTAGAGCATTAGCTCCAGCAACATGGAATGATACAGCAATAACTTagtatttctctcttttcatgcTGCCTTTTTACAGTAGTGTTTCAAATAGGTAGAGataaatttattaaaagtattttttaaaccaagaaaTCCTGTCTTAAGCattaataattttctctctatgttttttttattttgtaatttttttatactttcttGTATTTCATCAGAGGAAAAAGATTTGCACAAGAGATCATTCTTTCCCTTGTGACTAATAATATTGAGGTCAAAACCCAGCATCAAGACCTGCTGAtagtttgagggtttttttaatgttagtcATTTGGAAGCTGGTAGTTTGATTGGGCAGCTACCAACTTTTTGTTATCCACAGATTTACTGCTACGTGCCCCATGAAAACCCACATTTCGTATTTCTCTAAACTGAACTGTCAGTGTCCTTGGGGTGATGCCTAATGCTCCTGCAGACCAGTGGAGTAGAAACAGAGAGGTTAGCTGTCGGGAGCGGTACCACGAGGCACACCTTCAGAGAACACGCAGTATCTAgtctctcttccccttctccaccCTTTACGAAAGAAGATGTCCTCTTGTTTCTAGTTTAGGGGTCAAAGATCCAGCTCCAAATAGACAGGTATGCTTTTTATACTTTCTGTTCTGGCCTGACCAAAAAGGAAGGTGCCTTTTTTATGTGTACAACTTGAAATGTACTTTTCTCTGTTCCCCGCCCCCCTTTTTTACAAATACAGGGAGTGCCGTAGCAGGTCGTGCCAGTGCTCCCTCTGGCCCTGTACTCTTAGGCAAAGGTGCTGCGCACGGCGAGCGTGCAAGCCTACCCGGTTCTGTGATCCTCTGTGTTTTCAACAGCTCGTTATGTAAACTATCAGTATGTACTTCAGTGCTACTAGGTGGAAAAAAGCTTGTTCACACTATGTTTATATGCAGATacctcaatttatttttaattttgcttctctAATGACcgcatttttaatttttcaatttcatGCTATTTTTAAGAATGTGCTGTGCGTTGTATCAATGTAATTTGACTGCAAACATAATGcatctttttctcttgcatttgtCTGTgggttttcatgttttatttaatgtttcGTTATAACAGTGTTTATCTCCCTACTGACTGAATTCCCTAATAGCATCGTTCTTGCACCACCTACAAGGTAGTAGTTAGTATTTCCTGAACATTACCCAAGCTGGCTTAACCTTCACCAAATTTCTTCCTCATTGATAAAGAAACCTTTCAAGAGACGTAGTATTTTTCCAGGGGATCTCTTCTGagcaagaagaaatacaatagAGCTAGACAGGGAGGTGGGGAATTGCTGAGGTTGACTTCAAAGGAATAAGGAGAATTTATGAGCGCATAGAGGTTTTAAAAGTCATTATAAAGTACTAGTTTAAGGTTGGAAACAGCAGTAGATCAGAGAACACTAGGGTCCAAGACAAATGCGTAGTCACCGAGTGAAATAGTCACGAAACTGTGTTTTTTATATCATCCTATTTGCATAATCTATTCACCTATTGTTgaatatacaaaacattttgggaaaaacaaatgtttgaCATAGACTTTGCATCTTCAGCGGGAGACCAAACTGTCTGAAAAGCCTTCCCTGATGATTGCTTTACTGCTAGACAAGTGTTCTGGATGTTCTGTAACAGTAAAGTGAAGTTGCATTCTTTTAACATGATTATTCACTTTAACTGTTACAGTTGCATTTATTCTAAATTTTGTAAGTAAGTACCATGTATTGATTTTATTACTGAAAGCAATCTGGATATAAATAGGAAATGGATTTGCTTCTGACGCATGAGTACTGGgaagaaagaatgaagaaaagcataCAGCTTTTGTTGGGGTAGAGTTGATCAAGTAGCAGCTGCTATGGTCTTGGAAGCGGTGTTCCttccaagaaaaagagaacaggaGTCATCAGCCGGCTGCCTCGAGCTCCGTCTGTGCAAGTGCCCGAGGAAAGGTAAAGGTGCTTCTCAGTGCTGCGCTCACGGTTCCCTTCCTGCTGTGCTCCTGTGCTGCCCGGCACTGCTCAGACGTGCTGGCCCAGCTGCGACGGGGCAGGTAAGCAGCAGCTACTGGCACCCCTGCGGAAGGTGTTACCCTCTGGGATGTGCTGTTACACACAGTTACTGCTGTGCCTTAACCGTGCCCCGGGTCGGAATGATCCGAGTTGCTAAGTAAGCGTTACATAAAATTCTGTCATTCTGACGTGCTGTGCTGGAGAGCGACGGTGTGGACGTGACAGGGCGGTAATCTCCACTGGTAATCCCTTAACCTGCACAGCCGCAGGGTGGACCGTGAACCCACGCTCGTGGTGAGGCCGTGGGCCTGGTGGGTGCTCTTTGGGAGCACGTGCAAAGAGCAAACGCTCATAAAAACCCCAGGTTACACAATTCACGGATAACTGCGGAAAGCTCAGCTGCGGCTGTCTCACCGAGGGCACTCACACTTCTGCTGCGCTTAGTCCTGCTGGCAAGGACCTCAATGCAGAGAACTTCGTAAAGACTTGCTGAAGGTATTCTGTGGGCGCAGCCCCGGAGCGCGTGGCTGTACCGTGGGCGCTGCACAAAAGATGCCCCAAAACACGACAGGTTTTCATCTTCTGCTTTGTAGAGCGCACCCCGTGAAGCTGTTGCTGAAACAAATGGTGTCTGCGATTAAACGCGTGAAATGTGTGGTCAGACGCTGCTTCATTTCTAGCTCTTAAAATACGTGTCTGAGTTGAAACGCTCGTGGCTGAACACTTCAGTGAGGAGCTAGAAATATTCTCTTAACCTTTGAATAAAGGCCTAAGATACCTTTTTTTGCAAACCTGTGAAGCACATAACGTCCAGTCTCATGTAACGGTTCTCAGCAGCTTGTCGATGAGTTGCcctgttaggaaaaaaaccatttaGATCTTGAGgcaaagaacttaaaaaaaaaaaaaaaaaattaaaaatctgttgtaATGGAATAAGTGTAGATTTGATTTACTAGGTAAGAAACATTAGACTGCTTTAAGTCTTTATGGTGCTCCCTgctttcctttaaatatttttgtctcaAATTTTAGAAAGCGGATTTGGGTCAATATTAGCCATAGGTAATGTCAGCAGGTATTGAAATATCTGGATTtgtactatttttcatttttaaactgcaatcaagtttaatgtaatattttatggcaaacattaaaaaacatatttaatacaTAGCTCTATTAATTCTTTTCCCATATGTTTATGTATCATATAGGGTTATATGTGTGCAACCcccgcagcaggggggctggaactagatggtctttaaggtcccttccaacccaaaccattctgtgattctgtgttcACACACACATTCTGTAAATTCTTTCTTGGGCTCCACACTGAGGAATAAACACTTGTATGTATAAGCTTCCACTAGTTTCCACTGAGCCACGGGACGCGCATGTTTGCCCATTAAGTTTCTAATGCATCCATAATCCTTTGTGGTCTTTCTTACTACCAATAAAATTATCACTGTGAAGTACAAGATTAGCAAGTTTATGGAAATATTCAGAGAAAATGGACTGTGTCACAGAGAATGTTAGCGCATGAAGATTGGTAATGGTATCGGCAATCCAGGCATCCATCTGTCAAGGGCTGgtggaatttaaaaattaaaatacacacCCGTTGCACTTTGAATTTTGCTGAAAGGTAGACGCATATTTTTCTGCAGGCTCGTTTGTGAGTTTTAAATGGCTCCACCGTGTCAAGCTACAGAAAGTAGCTAGGTTTGCTGATTTTCCTGTATCAGCTTcagaataaaatctgaaaagctGGAACGAATGCCCAGTTTGATTGAAGTCACTGGGAGTTTTGCTTTTGGTGTAAGCAGGGGCCAGGATTTTGCCCCTGGCAGCACGCTGATGGAGCAAAGGCTTCTAGAGCCCAGCAGGGACGGgaatctctgcagagcaggagcggCAGAGCTCCCACCGAGTACCCCGACGGCGAGCGCCGTCACCCTGCCGACGCCTGCCGACCCCTCGCTACCCCGCTGCACCTCGCTGCGCAGCCCCGGGGCAAGCGGGGGGCCAGCAGGCAACGCGAGCACGGCGGCGGCGGAGCACAGAAGCAGTAGCAAGGAGAACAGTCTGCAGTGGATGTAACGTCATTTTCGAGTTAACACGACAATACTTCTGCCaaaagaaggggagagagagataCAGATGAGTATTTGTATGTATCCTTGAATGtatcatctgaaaaataatgtatttaggCACGAGATAATTCTTTAGTGCGTGTATTGCAGCTGTTTATGAAGCGTGCGTGTGTTTTAGCCATAACAAATTCTAGGCCTTACAACAAGGGCTACCTTGTAGTGTGATCAGGTCTTATTAAAATCAAAAGGACTTCAGACTGGACACTTCCTGACTGCAGTAATCTAAGGTGGATGTATACAATACGTGTATATGTTTTATTCGGATTGCATTTTACAACTTCAGCTGGCTGTCTTTTCCCCAATCTGCTGTTAAGGTAGATGACAACAATTTTCTTATGCACCCAGCTGGGATAAGCTTGTCCCAAGGAAACTGAGAGACCCGTGCGAGGCCGCACGGTGAAATTTAACAGCAAGATAATAGTAATTACAGGGCTGCTGGTTTCTGGTGTCCGATTCTGAAAACGAGACCATCGTGGCATCCTGGGCTGTGATTTTCCTCCTGTCTGAGTACTAAAGGATGCAAGGCTGAGAATGTCAGTCGGGAAGGACTTTCCAAGAACAGGAGGCATCTGTTGAACCTCGGGAGTGTGATTTTGGTTAAGGCTTACAGTTTCCTAGACGGATGCAGTTTCCATACGGGCCTCTAGATCGTTGCCTGGCTCCTGACATGCAGCTGAGGCTGGTACAGTCTCAGATAAAGCCAAGATGAGTGTTTAATGATTTTATTCATGTCAGCTTTCTTTATTTAATTAGTTTTGCTGTGTAGTGTAATAATAGGGCTCATAATGAACATCATCTTAACGATTTCCCTGAATGCCTTGAGAGCATGCTGTAATGAACAGAGATTTAGCCATACTGTATATATTACACTGCAAAAATTGAGAGGAGGATTATTTCAGTAACCTTTTAGGCAGGAAATTGAAATCTGAGAAATTGGGCACTCAAAAAAGAACACGAGGGAAGGcggctgaaataaaaatgagcagCTGAAAGGTATCTGTGCCAGAAGGATTTGGGGAACTGGCGAGAGAGAGTAAGCTCCGACAGTCACCGGGATCTGCATAGAAACGTTCTTGACTTGGATGGGGAGTTTGTCTGTGCTGGAGCTCAGCAGTTCCAGCCTCCTCTCGTTCCTAAATCTCTGATGCAAcagcttcattttctcctctctgcacaTGTGGAAGATTAATCCCTGTGCAAATGCCACTGTAGTGTTGTGAGAACAAAAATAGCAGTACTATTCTTCTGTACATTCCTTTT
This Grus americana isolate bGruAme1 chromosome 8, bGruAme1.mat, whole genome shotgun sequence DNA region includes the following protein-coding sequences:
- the FPGT gene encoding fucose-1-phosphate guanylyltransferase isoform X2, coding for MPAADERSAARREATGRRLARFAALRGKAARPGEFWDVVAVTAADAEQALAYRQQLAEKLSRKELPLGVRYHVFVDPPGPKIGNGGSTLHVLQCLEDLYGDKWTSFIVLLIHSGGYSQRLPNASALGKIFTALPFGDPVYQMLELKLAMYIDFPSHMKPGILVTCSDDIELYSTGGTETIAFDKPGFTALAHPSDLAVGTTHGVFVLDPSSFSGKGGLEYTSCHHFLHKPDIETMRQCGAVCVRGNCSQLSSSGDCSDSEMECVYTDSIFYMDHSIAKQLLTFYKQMGTLCCEIDAYGDFLQALGPRATEDYTKNTSNVTEEESRLVEVRQKLYSLLKGTMLHVIVLNNSKFYHIGTTQEYLFHFTSDSNLKFELDLLSVAFSSFSNKAKTLGQSASVIQSILEPGCFVGPGSVIEYSRIGPEVSVGKSSIVSGAYINLKVDIPSNCFLSSLSIKINDQVKYVSMVFSVEDDLKKSVKLLSEIHSLQFFGVSLLECLDLWGVKVSSQLFSSEDARLGLWTARIFPVCSTLSESVRMSLKMLNSVQHMSAFKLNGFKLLSVEEMLTYKDVEDMLKFRKQIYDDIHLQRPKEKSDL
- the FPGT gene encoding fucose-1-phosphate guanylyltransferase isoform X1; the encoded protein is MPAADERSAARREATGRRLARFAALRGKAARPGEFWDVVAVTAADAEQALAYRQQLAEKLSRKELPLGVRYHVFVDPPGPKIGNGGSTLHVLQCLEDLYGDKWTSFIVLLIHSGSQNTSERGISFVDRKKPGGYSQRLPNASALGKIFTALPFGDPVYQMLELKLAMYIDFPSHMKPGILVTCSDDIELYSTGGTETIAFDKPGFTALAHPSDLAVGTTHGVFVLDPSSFSGKGGLEYTSCHHFLHKPDIETMRQCGAVCVRGNCSQLSSSGDCSDSEMECVYTDSIFYMDHSIAKQLLTFYKQMGTLCCEIDAYGDFLQALGPRATEDYTKNTSNVTEEESRLVEVRQKLYSLLKGTMLHVIVLNNSKFYHIGTTQEYLFHFTSDSNLKFELDLLSVAFSSFSNKAKTLGQSASVIQSILEPGCFVGPGSVIEYSRIGPEVSVGKSSIVSGAYINLKVDIPSNCFLSSLSIKINDQVKYVSMVFSVEDDLKKSVKLLSEIHSLQFFGVSLLECLDLWGVKVSSQLFSSEDARLGLWTARIFPVCSTLSESVRMSLKMLNSVQHMSAFKLNGFKLLSVEEMLTYKDVEDMLKFRKQIYDDIHLQRPKEKSDL
- the FPGT gene encoding fucose-1-phosphate guanylyltransferase isoform X3, whose amino-acid sequence is MPAADERSAARREATGRRLARFAALRGNGGSTLHVLQCLEDLYGDKWTSFIVLLIHSGSQNTSERGISFVDRKKPGGYSQRLPNASALGKIFTALPFGDPVYQMLELKLAMYIDFPSHMKPGILVTCSDDIELYSTGGTETIAFDKPGFTALAHPSDLAVGTTHGVFVLDPSSFSGKGGLEYTSCHHFLHKPDIETMRQCGAVCVRGNCSQLSSSGDCSDSEMECVYTDSIFYMDHSIAKQLLTFYKQMGTLCCEIDAYGDFLQALGPRATEDYTKNTSNVTEEESRLVEVRQKLYSLLKGTMLHVIVLNNSKFYHIGTTQEYLFHFTSDSNLKFELDLLSVAFSSFSNKAKTLGQSASVIQSILEPGCFVGPGSVIEYSRIGPEVSVGKSSIVSGAYINLKVDIPSNCFLSSLSIKINDQVKYVSMVFSVEDDLKKSVKLLSEIHSLQFFGVSLLECLDLWGVKVSSQLFSSEDARLGLWTARIFPVCSTLSESVRMSLKMLNSVQHMSAFKLNGFKLLSVEEMLTYKDVEDMLKFRKQIYDDIHLQRPKEKSDL
- the FPGT gene encoding fucose-1-phosphate guanylyltransferase isoform X5, producing MPAADERSAARREATGRRLARFAALRGKAARPGEFWDVVAVTAADAEQALAYRQQLAEKLSRKELPLGVRYHVFVDPPGPKIGNGGSTLHVLQCLEDLYGDKWTSFIVLLIHSGSQNTSERGISFVDRKKPDEWSMLHL
- the FPGT gene encoding fucose-1-phosphate guanylyltransferase isoform X4, which translates into the protein MPAADERSAARREATGRRLARFAALRGNGGSTLHVLQCLEDLYGDKWTSFIVLLIHSGGYSQRLPNASALGKIFTALPFGDPVYQMLELKLAMYIDFPSHMKPGILVTCSDDIELYSTGGTETIAFDKPGFTALAHPSDLAVGTTHGVFVLDPSSFSGKGGLEYTSCHHFLHKPDIETMRQCGAVCVRGNCSQLSSSGDCSDSEMECVYTDSIFYMDHSIAKQLLTFYKQMGTLCCEIDAYGDFLQALGPRATEDYTKNTSNVTEEESRLVEVRQKLYSLLKGTMLHVIVLNNSKFYHIGTTQEYLFHFTSDSNLKFELDLLSVAFSSFSNKAKTLGQSASVIQSILEPGCFVGPGSVIEYSRIGPEVSVGKSSIVSGAYINLKVDIPSNCFLSSLSIKINDQVKYVSMVFSVEDDLKKSVKLLSEIHSLQFFGVSLLECLDLWGVKVSSQLFSSEDARLGLWTARIFPVCSTLSESVRMSLKMLNSVQHMSAFKLNGFKLLSVEEMLTYKDVEDMLKFRKQIYDDIHLQRPKEKSDL